A genomic segment from Harpia harpyja isolate bHarHar1 unplaced genomic scaffold, bHarHar1 primary haplotype scaffold_397, whole genome shotgun sequence encodes:
- the LOC128138397 gene encoding apolipoprotein C-II-like, giving the protein AWPGRTPNRWRLRFCSSCCSARPPPPPPPRSPPPPAPLTQLRAAAAGYLGQAGSAAGDLLERLRLPSAQEKIRNAYKTGAVAVVTYTGILTDQLYHWWQGEE; this is encoded by the exons AGCATGGCCCGGGCGCACCCCAAATCGATGGCGGCTTcgcttctgctcctcctgctgctctgctcgg ccacctccgccgcccccaccccgctccccaccccccccggcccccctcacccaactccgcgccgccgccgccggctaccTGGGTCAAGCGGGTTCGGCGGCCGGTGACCTCCTGGAACGTCTCCGCCTTCCTTCGGCCCAAGAGAAGATCCGG AACGCCTACAAGACGGGGGCGGTGGCGGTCGTGACCTACACCGGCATCCTCACCGACCAGCTCTACCACTGGTGGCAAGGGGAGGAGTGa